One genomic segment of Brassica napus cultivar Da-Ae chromosome A3, Da-Ae, whole genome shotgun sequence includes these proteins:
- the LOC106443828 gene encoding F-box protein At4g00893, with the protein MEIIMSRLVLKDNICASAACKSWLDAGVFVRVVEKHPWLFYMSRRGHSLKLVDPFQWKSYTLELPEIAKSTVCYSREGWLLMHRSNSKDIFFFSPFSRELISLPKFAFPFNEIAFSYPPTSDNCVVVALNFNVQHRVTTISTCHPGATEWIASVFPANYQQFSMKTKIVYHNDRFYCFNVGIERLFSFHPSSRTWKSYPHANLDPTLTQDWYKKEHFLAETKGELFLMLTNLNEEPMVYKLVSWSWKKMSPSELDGLTFFVSFYNSELGTNLPWVRNNVCFSRFGYNRRHVSYSFDQSRYNPSIEWNNELDLCPPQSLWINPPNNVLDYL; encoded by the coding sequence ATGGAAATAATAATGTCTCGTCTTgtattaaaagataacatttgtGCATCTGCTGCTTGCAAGTCATGGCTTGATGCTGGAGTCTTTGTTCGTGTAGTGGAAAAGCATCCTTGGCTTTTTTACATGTCTAGACGTGGACACTCACTTAAACTCGTCGATCCATTCCAATGGAAGTCGTACACTCTAGAACTGCCAGAGATAGCTAAATCAACTGTGTGTTACTCAAGAGAAGGCTGGTTACTTATGCATAGATCCAACTCAAaggacatcttcttcttcagcccTTTTTCTCGGGAGCTAATAAGTTTGCCTAAGTTTGCGTTTCCTTTTAATGAGATTGCATTCTCTTATCCTCCTACATCGGATAACTGTGTTGTGGTAGCTTTAAACTTTAACGTGCAGCATCGTGTCACTACTATCAGCACTTGCCATCCTGGAGCAACTGAGTGGATTGCTAGTGTCTTCCCTGCTAACTATCAACAGTTTTCTATGAAGACCAAGATTGTCTATCACAATGATCGATTTTATTGCTTTAACGTGGGAATAGAGAGGTTGTTTTCCTTTCACCCATCTTCCCGTACGTGGAAGTCGTATCCTCATGCAAATTTAGATCCTACTCTGACACAAGATTGGTACAAGAAAGAACATTTTTTGGCAGAGACTAAAGGAGAGCTGTTTCTCATGTTAACAAACTTAAATGAGGAACCAATGGTCTATAAACTAGTTTCTTGGAGCTGGAAAAAGATGAGTCCTAGTGAGCTTGATGGCTTGACATTCTTTGTCAGTTTTTATAACTCTGAGTTAGGAACTAATCTCCCATGGGTGAGGAACAACGTATGTTTCTCAAGGTTTGGTTACAATCGCAGGCATGTATCCTACTCGTTCGACCAAAGCAGGTACAATCCGTCTATTGAATGGAACAACGAGTTAGATCTTTGTCCTCCTCAGAGCCTCTGGATCAATCCGCCCAATAACGTTTTAGACTATTTGTGA